In Paenibacillus xylanilyticus, the genomic window ACGTGTAGGCTTATCCCTTGCAGGAGACATGCGCTCTTATTATTACATACTATATCATTTGGGCTAGATTATGACAAACAAGCCCAATATGCTTGTTAAATCTCGTTTTCCTCGAGGAATTTAATATCAAAATCGCCCCGAATGAACGTTGGATGTTCCAGCAATTTCTGATGGAAAGGAATCGTCGTAGAGATGCCTTCAATGGCAAACTCAGCGAGCGCACGTTTCATCTTGGCAATCGCCTCTTCCCTGTTCGCACCCCACACAATCAATTTAGCGATCATGGAGTCGTAAAACGGAGAAATCGTGTAGCCCGGATAAGCTGCGCTATCCACGCGGACACCTGGACCACCTGGTGCAAGATAAAAACCAATTTTACCTGGTGAAGGCATAAAATTGCGATCCGGATCTTCAGCATTGATACGGCATTCGATCGACCATCCGTTGATGACAACATCTTCCTGACGGAATGAGAGCGGGTTGCCTTCAGCTACCGAGATCATTTCGCGAATCAGATCCACACCTGTCACCATTTCGGTAACGGGGTGTTCCACTTGAATACGCGTATTCATTTCCATGAAATAGAATTCACCGTTAGGACTGAGCAAAAACTCAAGGGTTCCTGCACCGGAGTAATCCACAGCCAGTGCTGCACGAACTGCAGCCTCACCCATCCGTGTACGTACTTCCTCATTCAGCACTGGACAAGGTGCTTCTTCCACCAGCTTCTGACGACGGCGTTGAACAGAACAATCACGCTCGCCAAGGTGTACTGCGTTCCCATGCTTGTCGGCAATGATCTGAATCTCGACGTGTTTCATGCCTGTCAGGAATTTCTCCAGGTACACCCCGCCGTTGCCAAAAGCCTTTTGCGCTTCCTGCTGAGCAGCCGTAATCTGTTTGATCAGGGCTTCTTCATCTTCCGCGATACGAATACCCTTACCTCCGCCACCTGCAGTAGCTTTGATAATAACAGGGTAGCCGATATCCCGGCCAAGCATAATCGCTTCTTCCATGCTTTCGACAAGACCATCGGATCCCGGAATAACAGGAACGCCCGCGTCTTTCATCGTTTGCTTGGCGACAGCTTTGTCACCCATCTTGGTTATGGCTTCAGGGGAAGGACCGATAAAGGTGATGTTGCAGGAATCACAAATTTCCGCAAAATCAGCGTTCTCCGCAAGGAATCCATAACCAGGGTGTATTGCGTCACATTCCGTTAACGTCGCCACACTCATCAGATTGGTGAAATTCAGATAGCTGTCTTTGGACAACGTAGGTCCAATACAATAGGCTTCGTCTGCAAGACGTACATGCAGCGAGTCCTTGTCCGCTTCCGAATAAACCGCAACTGTCGAAATACCGAGCTCACGACAGGCACGAATAATGCGTACCGCGATCTCTCCACGGTTCGCAATCAGTATTTTTTGAAATTTCATTTCGTTATTGTCCTCCTTCGAAGCTCAAGCGGTTGCCGCTCTCCGGCGATTTACCGTTATTCCGGTTTAACCAGGAACAGGGGCTGTCCATACTCGACCAGCTGTCCGTTCTCAACCAGCACTTCAACGATTTCTCCCTTGATGTCGGCATCAAGCTCGTTCATCAGCTTCATCGCTTCAATGATACATACTGTTGTTTTATCAACAACCTTATCACCAACGCTTACAAAAGGACCCGCTTCCGGTGAGGAAGCTCTGTAAAAAGTACCCACCATCGGGGATACAATTTTATGTAAATGGCTTGTAGTATCCACTTGCGGAGCAGCTTCTGTTACGACTGCAGCAGGTTGTTGTGCCTGCGGTGCAGCAATGACTTGCGGTTGAACTGCAGCTGCCTGAACGTATTCGGTTTTACCCGGTTTGCGGATCGACAGACGTGATCCTTCATTTTCAATTTCCAACTCCTGAACGGAACTTTCATCTACCAGTTTGATCAGTTCTTTGATCTCACTCAATTTAAACATTTCCATTATTCACTCCTTCGGCATCATGCCAGTCTCACTAGGACGGTCATATGGCTTTATGTATTATATCATAATCGTTAAAAATGGAAAGAGCCCGAGACTCTAACAAGCTCCCGGGGCACTTCTCCATCGATCGGATTACTGTTCTGTCACGTATTGCACGCTGATTCTGTTTTGCGTAACCGCGAGCTCTTTCATGACCAGGTCCACGATAGAAACGGCTTGCTTAACGTCCAGTTTATCGCTAAGCACGACTACTTTATACTTGTCGGCATCTTCTTGTACGATCGCATTGGCGAACTGTTGGGACAGCGTTTCTTCAATGCCGTTAATTTTGGCTTCTTTTTCCTCCAATGCACGGAGCTCTTCGGTCGCTTTCGCATTTTCCTCAGGTGTTTTGCTCAGATCGCCAGCAATGGTCATAAGTTCCTCATACTTGCGGTTGTTGCTCTCTTCACGCTGCCATTGATAATTTTGGAACTGACTGCTTGCGGATGCCGCCGTATTTTGTTCTTCCATCTCCTTCAGTACTTCTTCATCCGTTTTGGTTGCACTTCCCTCTGTCTGACTGCTCGCATCAGGTGTAGCGGTCGTTCCTTTATCTGCTTCTTCATTCGATTCAGCCTTGTTCTCACCTGACTCTGCTGCTGGAGTTTGCTCTGTTTCAGCAGCCTGCTGTCCTTCAGCAGCCGCAGGATTATCCGTTTCTTCGGAAGCTGGCTGGCCTGCAGGATCAGAACCGGTTACTTCGCCTTCGTTCACAACTTCATTGACAACCAAACCTTCTGTAGGATCAAGAATGCCCGCTGTCTCTTTGACTTCCCCCTGATTGATACCATCCACTTGCTGGCTCTCCGCCACTGGGGCATTAACTGGACCAGAGTCCTCTGTGAACAGATAATATGCGGACAAAATGACCATCAGACTCAGCATAGAAACGAGCCATACCGTTTGGCGTTTGTTATTCATTAGAACTTCCTCCTCAAATTAGCTTGATTCGCATAATAACTGGGCCATTCCACTTGGATTGCACTTGACTAGTCCTGCTTACGAGGCACGACCGATATTCGGTATGCAGCGACGTTCAGTCCTTTTTCCACGGCATCGGTTATCAAATCCTTCACGACCTTGTTTTCGGCGCCTTTGGCAACGACGAGCACCCCCCTGATCTGTGGTTTGAGCTTTTTCGTAACAATCGGTGTCTGATCCCCTGAAATTTCATAAGTAATGATCTCGCCATCGCGGGTATATTGGGTCATGTGCCTCTTGCCTCCGTTTGCATCCGTCTCCTCGGTCAGCTGCTGCGAATCTTTTACGTTTCGTTGTACGACCAATTCCTCGGTTGAGTCGACAGTGACCATGACATCCACCGTTCCTACACCAACGATGTTTTCAAGTACACCCTTGATCTTGTCTTCAAATGCGAATTCTATGGCCTGAAACGGATTTTGGTCTGCCGGATCAGTGGGTAAAGACGCCATCGATGCTACCGGATCCGGGGGTTCTCGTCCGATGTTCTCGGGATCAATCTTTTTCACATTGACGAAGGAGTTAAACAGCATAATTCCTACTCCGATCAGGCCCAGAATGATGAGCCATCGGAACGTCTGGCTTCGTCTGGCTCCGCCTTCGCCTCCACCGAGCAGGCCTTCAATCTTTTTA contains:
- a CDS encoding SpoIIIAH-like family protein, with product MNNKRQTVWLVSMLSLMVILSAYYLFTEDSGPVNAPVAESQQVDGINQGEVKETAGILDPTEGLVVNEVVNEGEVTGSDPAGQPASEETDNPAAAEGQQAAETEQTPAAESGENKAESNEEADKGTTATPDASSQTEGSATKTDEEVLKEMEEQNTAASASSQFQNYQWQREESNNRKYEELMTIAGDLSKTPEENAKATEELRALEEKEAKINGIEETLSQQFANAIVQEDADKYKVVVLSDKLDVKQAVSIVDLVMKELAVTQNRISVQYVTEQ
- the accB gene encoding acetyl-CoA carboxylase biotin carboxyl carrier protein; the encoded protein is MFKLSEIKELIKLVDESSVQELEIENEGSRLSIRKPGKTEYVQAAAVQPQVIAAPQAQQPAAVVTEAAPQVDTTSHLHKIVSPMVGTFYRASSPEAGPFVSVGDKVVDKTTVCIIEAMKLMNELDADIKGEIVEVLVENGQLVEYGQPLFLVKPE
- the accC gene encoding acetyl-CoA carboxylase biotin carboxylase subunit, which encodes MKFQKILIANRGEIAVRIIRACRELGISTVAVYSEADKDSLHVRLADEAYCIGPTLSKDSYLNFTNLMSVATLTECDAIHPGYGFLAENADFAEICDSCNITFIGPSPEAITKMGDKAVAKQTMKDAGVPVIPGSDGLVESMEEAIMLGRDIGYPVIIKATAGGGGKGIRIAEDEEALIKQITAAQQEAQKAFGNGGVYLEKFLTGMKHVEIQIIADKHGNAVHLGERDCSVQRRRQKLVEEAPCPVLNEEVRTRMGEAAVRAALAVDYSGAGTLEFLLSPNGEFYFMEMNTRIQVEHPVTEMVTGVDLIREMISVAEGNPLSFRQEDVVINGWSIECRINAEDPDRNFMPSPGKIGFYLAPGGPGVRVDSAAYPGYTISPFYDSMIAKLIVWGANREEAIAKMKRALAEFAIEGISTTIPFHQKLLEHPTFIRGDFDIKFLEENEI
- the spoIIIAG gene encoding stage III sporulation protein AG, whose product is MKQWLKKIEGLLGGGEGGARRSQTFRWLIILGLIGVGIMLFNSFVNVKKIDPENIGREPPDPVASMASLPTDPADQNPFQAIEFAFEDKIKGVLENIVGVGTVDVMVTVDSTEELVVQRNVKDSQQLTEETDANGGKRHMTQYTRDGEIITYEISGDQTPIVTKKLKPQIRGVLVVAKGAENKVVKDLITDAVEKGLNVAAYRISVVPRKQD